A single uncultured Acetobacterium sp. DNA region contains:
- a CDS encoding NAD(P)H-dependent oxidoreductase subunit E has product MAELIPVENLDVVKAIVAEHREVPGCLMQILQETQEKYGYLPLALQGTIADELGIPLTEVYGVATFYSQFTLTPKGKFKIGICLGTACYVRGSQPIIDKVNSILGTAVGDTTEDGKWSVDATRCVGACGLAPVMMINEEVFGRLTVDEIPGILEKF; this is encoded by the coding sequence TTGGCTGAATTAATACCAGTTGAAAATTTGGACGTAGTAAAGGCAATAGTCGCCGAGCACAGAGAAGTACCAGGTTGTTTAATGCAAATTCTGCAAGAAACACAAGAAAAGTACGGCTACTTACCACTTGCACTACAGGGAACCATCGCAGATGAGTTAGGGATCCCCTTAACAGAAGTCTATGGTGTGGCAACATTTTATTCACAATTTACACTTACACCAAAAGGAAAATTCAAAATTGGCATCTGTTTGGGAACAGCTTGTTATGTTAGAGGCTCCCAACCAATTATTGACAAAGTTAACAGCATTCTGGGAACCGCTGTTGGTGACACAACTGAAGATGGAAAATGGTCAGTTGATGCAACACGATGTGTTGGCGCCTGTGGTTTAGCTCCAGTAATGATGATTAATGAGGAAGTATTTGGACGTTTGACCGTAGATGAAATTCCAGGAATCCTAGAAAAATTTTAG
- a CDS encoding PHP domain-containing protein, whose protein sequence is MEKVAIDLHIHSVLSPCGEEEMTPNNIVNMALIKELDFIAVTDHNTAKNLPAIMAVAKELAKELEKGICILPGIEVTTKEEAHILAYLPTLEAAMELDKIIYDHLPDVINEKALFGPQYIMDKNDNIIGEVDKLLISATDIGVDQLWQIVTDLGGVMVPAHIDRKSYSLIASLGFIPLELDIKTCEVSKKETFENVLNNFRFFKDYQFIHGSDAHQLEDMAEREYFLELPDMQRQTLIRYLG, encoded by the coding sequence ATGGAAAAGGTAGCCATAGACCTCCACATCCACTCAGTCTTGTCTCCTTGTGGAGAAGAAGAGATGACTCCCAATAACATTGTCAATATGGCGCTTATCAAAGAACTTGATTTTATTGCCGTAACCGACCATAATACCGCCAAGAATTTGCCGGCTATTATGGCTGTTGCCAAAGAATTGGCAAAAGAACTGGAAAAAGGGATTTGTATTCTTCCGGGAATTGAAGTCACCACCAAAGAAGAAGCTCATATTCTGGCTTATCTGCCAACCCTGGAAGCGGCCATGGAGTTGGATAAAATCATTTATGATCACTTGCCGGATGTTATAAATGAAAAAGCATTATTCGGTCCCCAATACATCATGGACAAGAATGATAACATCATTGGTGAGGTCGATAAGCTGCTTATTTCAGCCACCGATATTGGCGTGGATCAGCTCTGGCAAATTGTCACGGATCTCGGGGGCGTCATGGTTCCCGCTCATATCGACCGAAAGTCTTATAGCTTGATTGCCTCGTTGGGTTTTATTCCCCTGGAGTTGGATATTAAGACGTGTGAAGTTTCAAAGAAGGAAACTTTCGAGAATGTCTTAAACAATTTTCGGTTTTTTAAAGACTATCAGTTTATTCATGGCTCCGATGCCCATCAACTGGAAGACATGGCCGAACGGGAGTATTTTTTAGAACTACCAGACATGCAGCGGCAAACGCTAATACGTTATTTAGGCTAA
- a CDS encoding AraC family transcriptional regulator, translating into MKVSELLENKEFKCLNPQVGIEGVIKSGYVGDLLSWVMANAGNECAWVTIQTHVNIIAVATLLEMTCVIIPEGAEVEESTLERAIIEDIPVIITGLNAYEVCKILGNAGV; encoded by the coding sequence ATGAAGGTTAGTGAATTATTAGAAAACAAAGAATTCAAGTGTCTCAATCCCCAGGTTGGAATCGAAGGGGTGATTAAAAGTGGTTACGTTGGTGATTTATTAAGCTGGGTTATGGCTAATGCCGGCAACGAATGTGCTTGGGTAACGATTCAGACCCATGTCAATATCATTGCAGTGGCAACCCTCCTTGAAATGACCTGTGTCATCATTCCCGAAGGCGCTGAAGTGGAAGAAAGTACATTAGAACGTGCGATCATCGAAGACATTCCCGTTATCATCACCGGCCTCAATGCCTATGAAGTCTGTAAAATACTAGGAAACGCCGGCGTATAA
- a CDS encoding [Fe-Fe] hydrogenase large subunit C-terminal domain-containing protein — MEKLLHSVYLDEEKCLGCTTCLRSCPTGAIRVRGGKAIINESKCIDCGECIRICPHHAKLAKTDLLSKKENYKYKVALVAPAIIGQFKPKYSITQILSAVKALGFDEVVEVAYGAEVVGQALKYEYHAKRYPKPLISSACPAVVKLIQVRFPELTDNICRLKSPMAMTARLVRKRLREEGNFKNDEIGVFFVTPCAAKATMVNNPATTEYDKYDLIDGAIAIKDIYSDLSSHIGNCPIQEGIHNTTPESCSWALSGGESEYLKNKNVLHVDGIQNVINVLEEIECGKLDTIEFFEGLACIGGCVGGCLTVENNYVAKMYIQDRAKKMKQTSIVHMSDEYVKSIYNSGMMHIKERILPRSPVPLDQDINKAIAKMKQIEILEDKLPGLDCGSCGAPGCRALAEDIVAGKAKEIDCVFVLKDRVRDLSVLTNELLQVEHPTEKPLNKKE, encoded by the coding sequence ATGGAAAAATTACTTCATTCTGTATACCTTGATGAGGAAAAATGTCTGGGATGTACCACCTGTCTCAGAAGCTGTCCCACCGGAGCCATCAGAGTTCGAGGTGGAAAAGCAATTATTAATGAGTCGAAATGCATTGATTGCGGGGAGTGTATACGCATTTGTCCCCATCATGCCAAGCTGGCAAAAACAGATCTCCTCTCAAAAAAGGAGAATTATAAATATAAGGTTGCCTTAGTGGCGCCGGCAATCATCGGTCAATTTAAACCGAAATATTCCATTACGCAGATCCTTTCGGCCGTTAAAGCCCTTGGTTTTGATGAGGTAGTGGAAGTGGCCTATGGCGCTGAGGTAGTTGGGCAAGCCCTCAAATATGAATACCATGCTAAACGCTATCCCAAACCATTAATTTCGTCCGCCTGTCCGGCGGTTGTTAAATTGATCCAGGTGCGGTTTCCCGAACTCACTGACAACATTTGTCGATTAAAATCACCCATGGCCATGACCGCCAGACTGGTGCGAAAACGGTTGCGTGAAGAAGGCAATTTTAAAAACGACGAAATCGGCGTCTTTTTTGTTACTCCCTGTGCGGCAAAAGCTACCATGGTCAATAATCCGGCTACCACCGAATATGATAAATATGATCTGATTGATGGCGCCATTGCCATCAAAGATATTTACAGCGATCTCTCCAGCCACATCGGCAACTGCCCGATTCAGGAAGGCATCCATAATACGACTCCCGAATCCTGTTCCTGGGCACTTTCAGGCGGCGAAAGTGAATATCTTAAAAATAAAAATGTCCTCCATGTCGACGGTATCCAGAACGTCATCAACGTCCTGGAAGAAATCGAATGCGGTAAACTGGATACCATTGAGTTTTTCGAAGGTCTGGCCTGTATCGGCGGTTGTGTCGGCGGTTGTCTGACAGTAGAGAATAATTATGTGGCCAAAATGTATATTCAGGATCGGGCCAAAAAAATGAAGCAGACATCCATTGTTCATATGTCAGATGAATATGTAAAAAGCATCTACAACTCTGGCATGATGCACATTAAAGAACGCATTCTGCCAAGAAGCCCGGTTCCCTTGGATCAGGACATCAATAAAGCCATTGCCAAAATGAAACAAATCGAAATACTGGAAGATAAACTTCCCGGTCTGGACTGCGGTTCCTGCGGCGCTCCAGGCTGTCGGGCTCTAGCCGAAGATATCGTGGCCGGAAAAGCCAAAGAAATCGACTGCGTTTTTGTCTTAAAAGACCGGGTTAGAGATCTCTCAGTTTTAACCAATGAACTATTGCAAGTGGAACACCCCACCGAAAAACCCCTGAACAAGAAAGAGTAA
- a CDS encoding ATP-binding protein, translating into MSYELIFDVKRGDFETAGEASRKIKHTLQQLGISNKIIRKVSIAGYEGEMNLAIHSSGGKIILEVGEKELILTIEDVGPGIQDLNLAMTEGWSTAGDEVRQMGFGAGMGLPNMKNNADNFEITSKIGKGTKIVMKFLV; encoded by the coding sequence ATGAGCTATGAACTTATCTTTGACGTGAAACGCGGCGATTTCGAAACCGCCGGAGAAGCGTCAAGAAAAATCAAACACACCCTTCAACAGTTGGGAATTTCCAATAAAATTATCAGAAAAGTATCCATTGCCGGCTATGAAGGCGAAATGAATCTAGCCATCCATTCATCTGGTGGTAAAATTATTCTGGAAGTCGGCGAAAAAGAATTGATCTTAACCATCGAGGATGTCGGCCCGGGAATTCAGGATCTGAACCTGGCCATGACTGAAGGCTGGTCAACTGCCGGTGACGAAGTCAGACAAATGGGTTTTGGTGCCGGAATGGGCTTACCCAACATGAAGAATAATGCTGATAATTTTGAAATCACTTCAAAAATTGGCAAAGGCACAAAAATTGTCATGAAATTTTTAGTTTAA